A genomic segment from Cyanobium sp. NIES-981 encodes:
- a CDS encoding adenosylcobinamide-GDP ribazoletransferase, with product MSQDLSTAEEHHQPRAPGWLRDLAGAWIFYSVLPAWPRPTPRFRRIARFAPLIGLVLGGLQALLWLGTAGWLPLGAQVALVLALALLLSGGLHHDGALDTADGLAAGPRALEAMADSRVGAAAVQAALVLALLRGTGLLCLAAAAPLPLLWTAFWGRCAPLLAMAWFPYLRRQPAAGGTAGFHRQHWLGLRRELRPALIAGGLLVALSFRAALPGLHGSPLAPVAPLALGLLGGVPALVVPRWLGARLGGHSGDSYGACVEWTEALGLLLMGLVLRALAVRG from the coding sequence GTGTCCCAGGATCTGTCCACCGCCGAGGAGCACCATCAGCCGCGGGCCCCGGGCTGGCTGCGGGACCTGGCCGGTGCCTGGATCTTCTACAGCGTGCTGCCGGCCTGGCCACGCCCGACCCCCCGCTTTCGCCGCATCGCCCGCTTCGCGCCGCTGATCGGCCTGGTGCTGGGGGGGCTGCAGGCCCTGCTCTGGCTCGGCACGGCCGGCTGGTTGCCCCTCGGCGCCCAGGTGGCGCTGGTGCTGGCGCTGGCGCTGCTGCTCAGCGGCGGGCTGCACCACGATGGCGCCCTGGACACGGCCGACGGCCTGGCGGCCGGCCCCCGGGCGCTGGAGGCGATGGCCGATAGCCGCGTCGGAGCCGCCGCCGTTCAGGCCGCCCTGGTGCTGGCCCTGCTGCGGGGCACGGGCCTGCTCTGTCTCGCCGCCGCTGCCCCGCTGCCGCTGCTGTGGACGGCGTTCTGGGGGCGCTGCGCCCCCCTGCTGGCCATGGCCTGGTTTCCCTATCTGCGTCGGCAGCCCGCCGCCGGCGGCACGGCCGGCTTTCATCGCCAGCACTGGCTGGGCCTGCGCCGGGAGCTGCGCCCGGCCCTGATCGCCGGCGGCCTGCTGGTGGCCCTGAGCTTCAGGGCGGCGCTGCCCGGGCTGCACGGCTCTCCTCTGGCGCCCGTGGCCCCGCTGGCCCTGGGCCTGCTCGGCGGGGTGCCTGCCCTGGTGGTGCCCCGCTGGCTGGGCGCCCGCCTGGGCGGCCACAGCGGCGACAGCTACGGCGCCTGCGTGGAATGGACCGAGGCCCTGGGGCTGCTGCTCATGGGGCTGGTGCTGCGGGCCCTGGCAGTTCGAGGCTGA
- the tgt gene encoding tRNA guanosine(34) transglycosylase Tgt, which translates to MSFTPPPFGFTITARCPHTLARCGRFHTPHGTVATPRFMPVGTLATVKGVTAGQLAATGAQMVLANTYHLHLQPGEDIVAEAGGLHRFMDWPGPLLTDSGGYQVFSLGAINRIDDNGVSFRSPRDGRTILLTPERAMAIQAALGADVAMAFDQCPPYPASEADVEAACRRTHAWLERCMASHQRSGQALFGIVQGGCFPRLRAESAREVAAMDLPGIAVGGVSVGEPVEEMHRIVRQVGPLLPDARPHYLMGVGSLPEMALAVAQGFDLFDCVLPTRLGRHGAALVGGERWNLRNARFRHDHTPLDPGCPCPACTGHTRAYLHHLIRAGEMLGKILLSLHNITQLQRFSGAMARAIREGCFAEDFAPWNPDSPAAHTW; encoded by the coding sequence ATCAGCTTCACACCGCCACCCTTCGGTTTCACGATCACGGCGCGGTGCCCCCACACCCTGGCTCGCTGCGGCCGCTTTCACACGCCCCACGGAACGGTCGCCACGCCCCGCTTCATGCCGGTGGGCACCCTGGCCACGGTGAAGGGCGTCACGGCCGGGCAGCTGGCCGCCACGGGCGCCCAGATGGTGCTGGCCAACACCTACCACCTGCATCTGCAGCCCGGCGAGGACATCGTGGCCGAAGCGGGTGGTCTGCACCGCTTCATGGACTGGCCGGGCCCCCTGCTCACCGACTCCGGGGGTTACCAGGTGTTCAGCCTGGGGGCGATCAACCGGATCGACGACAACGGCGTCAGCTTCCGCTCGCCCCGGGACGGCCGCACCATCCTGCTCACGCCGGAGCGGGCGATGGCGATCCAGGCGGCGCTCGGCGCCGATGTGGCAATGGCCTTCGACCAGTGCCCCCCCTATCCCGCCAGCGAGGCGGATGTGGAGGCGGCCTGCCGCCGCACCCACGCCTGGCTGGAGCGCTGCATGGCCAGCCATCAGCGCAGCGGCCAGGCCCTGTTCGGGATCGTGCAGGGGGGCTGCTTCCCGCGGCTGCGGGCCGAATCGGCCCGGGAGGTGGCCGCCATGGATCTGCCGGGGATCGCCGTGGGCGGGGTGAGCGTGGGAGAGCCGGTGGAGGAGATGCACCGGATCGTGCGGCAGGTGGGTCCGCTCCTGCCGGACGCCAGGCCCCACTACCTGATGGGGGTGGGCAGCCTGCCGGAGATGGCCCTGGCGGTGGCCCAGGGCTTCGATCTGTTCGACTGCGTGCTGCCCACCCGTCTGGGACGCCACGGCGCCGCCCTGGTGGGGGGGGAGCGGTGGAACCTGCGCAATGCCCGCTTCCGCCACGACCACACCCCGCTCGATCCCGGCTGCCCCTGCCCGGCCTGCACCGGCCACACCCGGGCCTACCTGCACCATCTGATCCGTGCCGGCGAGATGCTGGGCAAGATCCTGCTCAGCCTCCACAACATCACCCAGCTGCAACGGTTCAGCGGCGCCATGGCCCGGGCGATCCGGGAGGGCTGTTTTGCAGAGGATTTCGCTCCCTGGAATCCCGACTCCCCAGCGGCCCACACGTGGTAG
- a CDS encoding photosystem II reaction center protein K, producing MSHLSTHTLAQLPEAYQAFGPLVDILPIIPFFFLLLAFVWQASVGFR from the coding sequence ATGTCCCATCTTTCGACGCACACCCTGGCCCAGCTGCCCGAGGCCTACCAGGCGTTCGGCCCCCTGGTGGACATCCTGCCGATCATTCCCTTCTTCTTCCTGCTGCTCGCCTTCGTGTGGCAGGCCTCGGTGGGTTTCCGCTGA
- a CDS encoding WecB/TagA/CpsF family glycosyltransferase — MASKATEARSPGRRSQVLTVPIDVCPDVREAALALHASGGGQIVTLNAEMTMAALANPALGQAIAAADLVIPDGAGVVWALGRQGFRVRRTPGIELAHSLLVHAAQAGWRVALVGAGPEVMARLVERLRQELPALQLERAIHGFQPAEAWPAIEAELVASAPDLVLVALGVPRQELWIQQLPGRRGGLWMGVGGSFDVWAGVKKRAPRWMGALHIEWLYRLLQEPSRWRRMLALPAFAWRVLLEG, encoded by the coding sequence ATGGCATCGAAGGCCACCGAAGCCAGGTCCCCCGGGCGGCGCAGCCAGGTGCTCACGGTGCCGATCGATGTCTGCCCGGATGTGCGGGAGGCGGCTCTGGCCCTCCATGCCAGCGGTGGCGGGCAGATCGTGACCCTCAACGCGGAGATGACGATGGCCGCCCTGGCCAACCCGGCCCTCGGCCAGGCCATCGCGGCGGCCGATCTGGTGATTCCCGACGGTGCCGGCGTGGTGTGGGCCCTCGGCCGCCAGGGATTCAGGGTGCGGCGCACCCCGGGGATCGAGCTGGCCCACAGCCTGCTGGTGCACGCGGCTCAGGCGGGCTGGCGGGTGGCCCTGGTGGGTGCCGGGCCGGAAGTGATGGCGAGGCTGGTGGAGCGGCTGCGCCAGGAGCTGCCAGCCCTGCAGCTGGAGCGGGCCATCCATGGATTTCAGCCCGCCGAGGCCTGGCCCGCCATCGAGGCCGAGCTGGTGGCGTCGGCTCCAGACCTGGTGCTGGTGGCGCTGGGGGTGCCCCGCCAGGAACTCTGGATCCAGCAGCTCCCAGGACGCCGGGGCGGCCTGTGGATGGGGGTGGGGGGCAGCTTCGACGTGTGGGCCGGCGTCAAAAAAAGGGCTCCCCGCTGGATGGGAGCCCTGCACATCGAGTGGCTGTACCGGCTGCTCCAGGAACCGAGCCGCTGGCGGCGGATGCTCGCACTGCCGGCGTTCGCCTGGCGGGTGCTGCTGGAAGGCTGA